From the Juglans microcarpa x Juglans regia isolate MS1-56 chromosome 3D, Jm3101_v1.0, whole genome shotgun sequence genome, the window CTGAACCCATGCAATGAAAGGACTCGAGCTAGGAATGGCagtcttttgcatatttcagttCGATGCTAATCTTCACTGCCATTGTAATGAATCTAGGGCTTCTTGGTGAATCTGTTTGTCCCCAGCTGCCACTACGTTAAAACCTGGGAAATAAAGCAATAAGCATGCAGGAAACTAGATTTCAGGAGAAACTTAGCAGATAATATGCATACTTTTTGGACATGAATCTGGAGAAGCCTCCCACTGAAGCTGGTTTCCTTTCCAATCAGTTATAACGCCCCCGGCACCTTCTATAACGGGTACCAGTGAAAGAAAATCATATGGCTAGGAAAATAGAGTTACAAAGTTTGATTAGATAGGAACATGATAGCTATCTGCATAAGATGATTAGCAAAGCAAAAGAAGTTcaaaataataggaaaaaaaaaagaaagaaaaaaaaaaaaaaggaaaaccctGGACATGAAAGGTGTAACTTATGCCATGTTCACTAGTTGTCTTTGCTTGAATAGCTGGGAACAATTACTAGCCCTTATTGGGAACAGAGACATTCCAGTGACCAAACATGTCCAGGATGTCAAGCTTGAtttgagataggatgagatgagatgaaagttatataaaatattattagaatattattttattttggaatttaaaaaagttgaattctcgattgtattttatttgaaagtttgagaaagttgtaataattagataaaatgagttgatatgatttcactattcaaaccaggTGTCCGTCaacaatataaaacaaaaatgactGCAGCTTACCTTTAGACCAGACTCTACAACTAGATCCACAAAACCAGAGGCCAAAAGAGCATAAGCATAGCAGTCACAGCCATACAATGGCACTTTAACCTGTGGATCGTACAAACAATGAAAGGAGCACAGCGTATCAATGAACTTGCATTCCAATTTGTTTTGCAACATAGGAAATGGTGAATCAAACTGTATACCAAGgatcaaattttatcattttttgctAAAAATGTCAGAAAATTTTATACAGAAACTATCTGGTGATGCAAATTAAAATCGGCCCAAAAATTGTCTGAAATGCCGGTGAAGTATAAGCataaagaaagaggaaaaaaatgagtaaacaaaaaattaccaaaaaacaTTTAAATGCTCTGCAGTATCATGATTTTATTGTAGATTTTACTCAAATCATAAGCACATCCCAGGaattggaaataattttaataccACACACAGCCTCCTTTTCAAAGTCACGCTTAAGAAGATATAGACCTTGTTTCTAACACGACCAAATGCTTCTTCTGCATCTCCGCTGAACAGATGTGGACTTGTAGTGTACCTAAACAGAGAAAATGAGGGAGAGCAGAAAAGCAAATAGAAAACAGCTTATAGATCCACTACTCATAGAAATTATGCACAAAGAGTTTCACCATCCTcccaaaaaaatgcaaatgCGAGGAAAAATATCACATGTTTTTCTTCCtgcacacatttttttttttttttgtctgtttTGCTTCAGACCAAGAAATGTATTTAATCATACAAGTAGGCTTGTGACAGTTTTGCACAAGAGCGGGTAGACACTTCTTGTCCATTTAGTGTTGTTTTCCTTCCACTTCTCCCAATCCATCTTTCTCCCAGAACAGGCTGATCGATTATGCCatgaatctgaaaaaaaaaaaaaagtttataactttaaGTTCACATCTAATTTCACAAGTTCAACTATCCACATAACTGTCTGAATTCAACTGGCACATTTCCACCAATGAGACAAAAAGTGAcaaattaaatgattgaaaTCTAGTATAGGGACCTCATGAtcctatataataaaattatcatatgcgatttatagattttttttttttttttttttttttttttttttttttttttttttttttttttttatagatattcttACATAATATAACTCACGCACTAGAGATTATAAATTGCATGCTTATAGATTTTCATACATTGCATCATATGAAAACCCATCTTTTATATTAACCACAAGATTGCATTTCCAAAATGCACTAAAAATGCAGCAGAGGAATACTTACTGGTGTACCCATGTATAGCAGTGCAATGAGGGTACCAAACAAGGGTTTTCCTGGAACAAATAGAAGTATGGAATTATCTATGTATATGAAGAAAGCTTAAGCCCAATGATGATGACAtataaagaaaaggaagaaaaataccAGTGATGAAACTCTTTGTCCCATCTATTGGATCTAAAACCCAAACATATTCGGCAAACTTCTCTTTGCCCCTCCATCCATTCTCCTCTCCATAACTGTGAATATATATCAAGTTAGCAATAGGAAATAAAACATAATCACCTCATATAAAAAATCTGACATATCAGTaatttacacacacacacacaaatgaaTCTTGAACCACAACCTCATCCACCCATTGCGATTAATACTTCTCTTTGACAGTTAAGGAGAAGATAGGAAATGAAAACattatttgagaaatgagaaaatgaagTCTGGAGTCTAGACGCAACTAGCTTAATACAAAAACTTGGTATCGTTTGATTAAAATTTCCATTTTATAGAAGGAAGAGAAAACAGAACAAGGAATtagcatattttcttttttttttcttgggtaaggaataattgcaaaaaaaaaaaaaaagtgattataaAATCCACGAAACAAAGCAAAATTCATGACTGTAAACCGAAGGGTTATGAAAAGGCCAACTCCCTTGAAAAAAATATCGGGAGAAACATCAATCATGTACATTGCATGAGAAGGAAAACTCTCTAGTATAACTGAAACCATGGATTCCTCTGCTGCTTGATCGGCAATTGTTACAGGACCTGCAGCATAACATGTAAATTATGACAAGCCATCAGATATAGACAAAATATGA encodes:
- the LOC121254300 gene encoding bifunctional phosphatase IMPL2, chloroplastic-like isoform X2 — encoded protein: MASNSSLSNGVASAVQQLDFQGFEIDRFSEVANKVADAAGEVIRKYFRKKFEILDKEDLSPVTIADQAAEESMVSVILESFPSHAIYGEENGWRGKEKFAEYVWVLDPIDGTKSFITGKPLFGTLIALLYMGTPIHGIIDQPVLGERWIGRSGRKTTLNGQEVSTRSCAKLSQAYLYTTSPHLFSGDAEEAFGRVRNKVKVPLYGCDCYAYALLASGFVDLVVESGLKPYDFLSLVPVIEGAGGVITDWKGNQLQWEASPDSCPKSFNVVAAGDKQIHQEALDSLQWQ
- the LOC121254300 gene encoding bifunctional phosphatase IMPL2, chloroplastic-like isoform X3; this translates as MASNSSLSNGVASAVQQLDFQGFEIDRFSEVANKVADAAGEVIRKYFRKKFEILDKEDLSPVTIADQAAEESMVSVILESFPSHAIYGEENGWRGKEKFAEYVWVLDPIDGTKSFITGKPLFGTLIALLYMGTPIHGIIDQPVLGERWIGRSGRKTTLNGQEVSTRSCAKLSQAYLYTTSPHLFSGDAEEAFGRVRNKVKVPLYGCDCYAYALLASGFVDLVVESGLKPYDFLSLVPVIEGAGGVITDWKGNQLQWEASPDSCPKSMHIIC
- the LOC121254300 gene encoding bifunctional phosphatase IMPL2, chloroplastic-like isoform X1; translated protein: MASNSSLSNGVASAVQQLDFQGFEIDRFSEVANKVADAAGEVIRKYFRKKFEILDKEDLSPVTIADQAAEESMVSVILESFPSHAIYGEENGWRGKEKFAEYVWVLDPIDGTKSFITGKPLFGTLIALLYMGTPIHGIIDQPVLGERWIGRSGRKTTLNGQEVSTRSCAKLSQAYLYTTSPHLFSGDAEEAFGRVRNKVKVPLYGCDCYAYALLASGFVDLVVESGLKPYDFLSLVPVIEGAGGVITDWKGNQLQWEASPDSCPKNSPRSPRFITMAVKISIELKYAKDCHS